The following proteins come from a genomic window of Coffea arabica cultivar ET-39 chromosome 11c, Coffea Arabica ET-39 HiFi, whole genome shotgun sequence:
- the LOC113716197 gene encoding uncharacterized protein: protein MGNLMSCSTLPTPLMKTTRAARVILPGGEVRQFRQLVKAAELMLECPNYFLVNSKSLNIGKRFSALSADEDLECGNVYIMFQMKRVNSIVTAADMAVVLMAANTAARRIAGGKVEPEVAAAAVTRDDDQEVGRSRLNLEEIEGFKDMEYRFRLASCKSRKPLLDTITEEPVFSR, encoded by the coding sequence ATGGGAAACTTGATGTCATGCAGCACTCTTCCGACTCCGTTGATGAAAACCACCAGGGCCGCCAGGGTTATTCTCCCAGGCGGCGAAGTACGGCAGTTCCGGCAACTGGTGAAGGCAGCAGAACTCATGCTAGAATGTCCAAACTACTTCTTGGTGAACTCTAAGTCCTTGAATATTGGAAAAAGATTTTCCGCCCTTTCTGCCGATGAAGATTTGGAGTGTGGCAACGTTTATATCATGTTTCAGATGAAACGCGTGAATTCCATCGTCACTGCAGCTGATATGGCGGTGGTTTTGATGGCGGCGAACACTGCAGCGAGGCGGATAGCCGGTGGCAAAGTTGAACCTGAGGTGGCGGCCGCCGCGGTGACAAGAGATGATGATCAAGAAGTTGGGCGGTCGAGGTTGAATTTGGAGGAGATTGAAGGGTTTAAGGATATGGAATATAGATTTAGATTAGCATCGTGCAAATCAAGGAAGCCTTTGTTGGATACAATCACAGAAGAGCCTGTTTTTTCCAGATGA